A genomic window from Clostridium aceticum includes:
- a CDS encoding diacylglycerol/lipid kinase family protein → MEKIQIICNPNAGRQIVQKNIPKLVDCLKKNGKKDVDVVYTMEHLHAKKLAIENSDRYDLMIAVGGDGTVNEVVNGIMESDTKPALAIYPAGTVNDFGNYLKIPRPIDDFSQMILGENIMKVDVGRGGERYFLNVAAAGLLPEVAHKVSSEAKTVMGKFAYYIEGIREFSKQMFKPIKIRFQTNGYEEEKEILFFIIANSPSVGGFKYMAPQAKIDDGQLDLLIVEHAHLKDIATIFLKVLTGGHANHPALRYLQVQDFSIHSDDAVDLDLDGELGGQLPSSFTVVKQGLDIVIPK, encoded by the coding sequence ATGGAGAAAATTCAAATTATTTGCAACCCTAATGCCGGAAGACAGATAGTGCAGAAAAATATTCCTAAGTTAGTAGACTGTTTGAAAAAAAACGGAAAAAAGGATGTAGATGTGGTTTATACTATGGAACATCTGCATGCAAAAAAGCTAGCGATTGAAAATTCTGATAGATACGATCTAATGATTGCAGTGGGGGGAGACGGTACAGTAAATGAAGTAGTAAATGGTATTATGGAAAGTGATACTAAACCTGCTTTAGCCATCTATCCCGCAGGGACGGTTAACGATTTTGGTAATTATTTAAAAATTCCTCGACCTATAGATGACTTTAGTCAAATGATTCTTGGGGAAAACATCATGAAAGTAGATGTTGGACGAGGAGGAGAACGTTATTTTTTAAATGTAGCTGCAGCTGGTCTATTGCCAGAGGTTGCTCACAAGGTTTCCTCGGAGGCTAAAACAGTGATGGGAAAATTTGCTTATTACATAGAGGGAATTAGGGAATTTTCAAAACAAATGTTTAAGCCAATAAAAATAAGATTTCAAACAAATGGATATGAAGAAGAAAAAGAAATATTGTTTTTTATTATTGCCAATAGCCCCTCCGTAGGAGGGTTTAAATATATGGCACCTCAGGCTAAAATAGATGATGGTCAACTAGATTTATTGATTGTTGAACATGCTCATTTAAAGGATATAGCAACCATATTTCTAAAAGTTCTTACAGGGGGACATGCTAACCACCCAGCACTAAGATATTTACAGGTACAAGATTTTTCTATCCATAGTGATGATGCAGTTGATTTAGATTTAGATGGGGAGTTAGGAGGGCAACTACCCTCGAGTTTTACTGTGGTAAAGCAAGGGCTAGATATAGTGATACCAAAATAA
- a CDS encoding diguanylate cyclase gives MELINNRYKIIEPLEKSQKQYVAIDLFKGEQKILLYIIDDNRLNRGFINYCINYFHEISSLTHPNILSIYHFDIIETIDDQPTKKAKYYYTTEYIDREKSLKMEAPFSPTQILVLYRQLSKGIEFLHFHGIIYKFLSLDTLFIQEDQEGLTIKLLDLITIKRKEIEKKYSGLSSDSFIAPEVISDLTLGNYTDIYSLGRVLCYFYTLEIMNFNKLVQNINWFHGNYEKRWEVNFFKLIQKMIRTDLNDRLHTIYQVNEGIVKLYNLEEKLENPKQLEKLNFKTPIIGRDKELKQILSIHTMVKDHQGESYKNLVLIHGGGGIGKTRLVKEVLYRVKLGKYKTFSTNILSEDQDFYNVVSKIIRQMLSLAPSNTIEKYYIELLRLTPEIGINKKIVYDKELSKEKEILRLYDRVTNFIIDVSLKHPITIAFDDLHLADATILKFIDYFHSINIIKKAPVTMILTFNKESHGYKEIEEYIKKWMKRQHTIDIKLGRLTVEETAKLIKHILGCSEEPLDFATEMMKDTEGNPGAIEELLEELYAQNLLTVDYYNVHKGCLWRVTEDDYSKIKLSTNFDQALFRQIDGINYLQKKVLEIVAVFKTSVSLEIITKLLGDSENYTTYIDRLVELKILDEKLEDWGYAYSFHSKQLKYHIYYNIDKEEKRKLHILISEILEKLYKKEDRENKEELIYHLLQSNQRDKAIHYCIEAGDGMSRLRIYTEALTFYENAYALLEENDSRKVKILVKLGNTYQKQSKSEKAIDYYKEAVCLAEAEGAHKTLIDIKNKIGYIYLLKNQLEEAIKCLQESIEMAGKHYYFSGSLEAGYFLSRAYINMRRIKSAELLCNAHLNLAYSYNNLEYIGLFLSQKGVIEHLKSDALKAIGFFKESIRYFEQDGKTQEIAGTLNNIGNVFVEHFQNSGNARKYYERALKIAQQYNDFEMMIKIYNGIAISYMLEEEYQKAIELLNKNAAFCINFPDHANRFPLYIYFAQCYLHIAEYSKAYSYLLKAKEELRSYPEEILYFEMYYEVEAQLYMVIGAYEEALDSTTAFFQKFERSHLKRQLKMKMINFFSSYYLNQEVNDEVLLDLIEAYKQTFYIKDIKELLFYSSLYYFNKKDLAKARKLQQKEDELKTVIHMQHSFLKDTYIKALLTECPKEKIKLLENIVLKKSLDDCKELKWRFYSELGRAYYVLKDYYYAVYYYLKALYTIKTIFLKVPEELKEKYLLDEEKYGIKRKLAIIEASIKKQSKPDLKNDKIDMESYFKIGHLQELFKNPDFYRYAAEEYEKNFPVGIDNIEELLSQLVYHTKQNLDLLLKLAAKKVLAKKAMLISAYNQQEEVVSFGEKVDIEKVAHIFESVSKKQDGLFIDNIKNFIENDKEFLHYERKTFICLPIFQKGEQNKRVENDLREEKVKKILGYLYMETDEVFHNFTLEGYKTCEKLLPLASILLDNYYLKISSFVDKLTGVYTRKYFEHMLLEEMEKVKNQGGTFSIIMCDIDHFKKINDTYGHQRGDFILTKVGKVLIENVRKTDLVGRYGGEEFIIMLPDTTKKQAYKVAEKIRKEIEVLEILENKDKITLSFGIASYMEEGLNKEDIIEKADQALYAAKEKGRNQTVIWEVGIGFIDKRIDKLAGIVKGNIVEDQRNVLVLMEAIELIGSTEENTSKISTLLGRLIETLEAEEGILFKVKKSKITGCFGRRRFNSGWVDDISYNKDLIKKVLSTGKGEYLIDWQDIKTTNALTGTPNWKSIIITPTLFCGEITGILYLSVPLMEKEFDFQLYNLAKAASSIIAPILNSIDIE, from the coding sequence ATGGAGCTGATTAACAATAGATATAAAATTATAGAACCTTTAGAAAAAAGTCAAAAGCAGTATGTTGCAATAGACTTATTTAAAGGAGAACAAAAAATTTTACTATATATTATTGATGACAATAGGCTTAATAGGGGATTTATCAATTATTGTATAAACTATTTCCATGAAATTTCTTCTCTAACTCATCCTAATATTCTTTCAATCTATCATTTTGATATTATAGAAACGATTGATGATCAACCTACAAAAAAAGCAAAGTACTATTATACAACAGAGTATATTGATAGAGAAAAAAGCTTAAAAATGGAAGCGCCTTTTAGTCCAACCCAAATATTAGTACTATATCGACAACTTTCTAAGGGGATAGAGTTTTTGCATTTTCATGGAATCATTTATAAGTTTCTTAGTTTAGATACACTGTTTATACAAGAAGATCAGGAAGGTCTTACAATAAAGCTTTTAGACTTAATTACCATTAAAAGAAAAGAGATTGAAAAGAAGTATAGCGGGCTTTCTAGTGACTCCTTTATAGCTCCAGAGGTTATCTCCGACCTTACACTAGGAAACTATACGGATATTTATTCGCTAGGAAGAGTTTTGTGCTATTTTTATACATTAGAAATCATGAATTTTAATAAGTTGGTGCAAAATATTAATTGGTTTCATGGAAATTATGAAAAACGTTGGGAAGTAAACTTTTTTAAATTAATACAAAAAATGATTCGCACAGACCTGAATGACCGTCTTCATACGATTTATCAGGTAAATGAAGGAATTGTAAAGTTATATAACTTAGAAGAAAAATTAGAAAACCCAAAGCAATTAGAAAAATTAAATTTTAAAACCCCTATAATAGGAAGGGATAAAGAGTTAAAGCAAATACTTTCTATACATACTATGGTGAAGGATCATCAAGGGGAAAGCTATAAAAATTTGGTGTTAATTCATGGTGGTGGAGGGATAGGAAAAACCAGACTAGTAAAAGAGGTTCTTTATAGAGTAAAGTTAGGGAAATACAAGACCTTTAGTACCAATATTTTATCAGAAGATCAAGACTTTTATAATGTAGTATCAAAAATTATAAGGCAGATGTTAAGTTTAGCTCCTTCAAACACTATAGAAAAGTATTATATTGAACTGCTTAGATTGACGCCTGAAATCGGGATCAATAAGAAAATAGTTTATGACAAAGAACTATCAAAAGAAAAAGAAATATTAAGACTATATGATCGGGTCACTAATTTTATTATAGATGTATCTTTAAAACACCCTATCACTATTGCTTTCGATGATTTGCATTTAGCAGATGCAACGATTCTCAAGTTTATAGATTATTTCCATAGCATCAATATCATAAAAAAAGCTCCGGTGACAATGATTCTAACCTTCAACAAAGAAAGTCATGGTTATAAGGAGATAGAAGAATATATAAAAAAATGGATGAAGCGTCAGCATACCATAGATATCAAACTAGGAAGACTTACAGTTGAGGAAACAGCAAAACTAATAAAGCATATATTAGGCTGCAGCGAGGAGCCCTTGGATTTTGCTACGGAGATGATGAAGGATACAGAGGGAAATCCTGGTGCTATAGAAGAACTACTAGAGGAACTGTATGCTCAAAACTTATTAACTGTAGACTACTATAATGTGCATAAGGGATGTTTGTGGAGAGTTACGGAAGACGATTATTCAAAGATAAAGTTATCAACAAACTTTGATCAAGCACTTTTTAGACAAATAGATGGAATCAATTATCTACAGAAAAAAGTACTAGAAATTGTAGCTGTCTTTAAAACTTCTGTATCTTTAGAAATTATTACGAAGCTTCTAGGAGATAGTGAAAATTATACTACTTATATCGATCGATTAGTAGAATTGAAAATTTTAGATGAAAAGTTAGAGGATTGGGGCTATGCCTATAGTTTTCATAGTAAGCAGTTAAAGTACCATATATACTATAATATTGATAAAGAAGAGAAAAGAAAGTTACATATTCTTATAAGCGAAATATTAGAGAAGTTGTATAAAAAAGAAGACAGAGAAAATAAAGAGGAACTCATTTATCACTTACTACAGTCCAATCAACGGGATAAAGCAATACATTACTGTATAGAAGCTGGAGATGGCATGAGTCGGTTGCGTATCTATACAGAAGCATTGACTTTTTATGAAAATGCATATGCACTGCTAGAAGAAAATGACTCCAGAAAAGTAAAGATTTTAGTGAAACTAGGAAATACTTACCAAAAGCAGAGTAAAAGTGAAAAGGCTATTGACTATTATAAAGAAGCGGTTTGCTTGGCTGAAGCAGAAGGCGCTCATAAAACATTGATAGACATAAAAAATAAGATAGGATATATTTATTTGTTAAAGAATCAATTAGAGGAAGCTATCAAATGTTTACAAGAAAGTATAGAGATGGCAGGAAAGCACTACTATTTTAGTGGTTCATTGGAGGCAGGGTATTTTCTAAGCAGGGCATATATAAATATGCGAAGAATCAAAAGTGCAGAATTGCTTTGTAATGCACATCTAAATTTAGCTTATAGCTATAATAACTTGGAATATATAGGCTTATTTTTAAGTCAAAAGGGTGTTATTGAACATTTAAAAAGTGATGCGTTAAAAGCAATTGGCTTTTTTAAAGAAAGCATACGCTACTTTGAGCAGGATGGGAAAACCCAAGAAATCGCTGGAACATTAAACAATATAGGAAATGTTTTTGTAGAACATTTTCAAAATAGCGGGAATGCTAGGAAGTATTACGAAAGAGCACTAAAAATTGCTCAACAGTATAATGACTTTGAAATGATGATAAAAATCTATAATGGTATAGCTATTTCCTATATGTTAGAGGAAGAATATCAAAAAGCAATAGAATTATTAAATAAAAACGCTGCTTTCTGTATAAATTTTCCAGACCATGCCAATAGATTTCCTTTGTATATCTACTTTGCCCAGTGTTATCTGCATATTGCAGAATATAGTAAAGCCTATAGTTATTTACTAAAAGCAAAAGAAGAACTGAGATCCTATCCAGAGGAAATTTTATACTTTGAAATGTACTATGAGGTAGAGGCACAACTATATATGGTCATAGGGGCATATGAGGAAGCCTTAGATAGTACTACTGCTTTTTTTCAGAAGTTTGAGAGATCTCATCTCAAAAGACAGTTAAAAATGAAAATGATTAATTTTTTTTCTTCTTATTATCTTAATCAAGAAGTTAATGATGAAGTATTGCTTGATCTAATAGAAGCGTATAAGCAAACTTTTTATATAAAAGACATAAAAGAGCTTTTGTTTTACTCCTCCTTATACTACTTCAATAAAAAAGATCTTGCTAAAGCACGAAAACTACAGCAAAAAGAGGATGAGCTGAAGACAGTTATTCATATGCAACACTCTTTTTTAAAGGATACCTACATAAAAGCACTATTAACAGAGTGTCCGAAAGAAAAAATAAAACTTTTAGAGAATATAGTGCTTAAAAAATCTTTAGATGATTGTAAGGAGTTAAAATGGAGGTTTTATAGTGAATTAGGAAGAGCTTATTATGTGTTGAAGGACTACTATTACGCTGTATACTACTATTTAAAGGCGTTATATACCATAAAGACGATATTTTTGAAGGTGCCAGAGGAACTTAAAGAAAAATATTTATTAGATGAAGAAAAGTATGGTATAAAAAGAAAGTTAGCTATTATAGAAGCCTCTATAAAAAAACAATCTAAGCCTGATTTAAAGAATGATAAAATTGACATGGAAAGTTACTTTAAAATAGGTCATCTACAGGAACTATTTAAAAATCCCGATTTTTATAGGTATGCCGCGGAAGAATATGAAAAAAACTTTCCAGTAGGTATTGATAATATAGAAGAATTATTAAGTCAACTTGTATATCATACAAAACAAAATTTAGATTTATTGTTGAAATTAGCGGCAAAAAAAGTATTAGCTAAAAAGGCGATGTTGATTAGTGCGTATAATCAGCAAGAAGAAGTTGTAAGTTTTGGAGAAAAAGTTGATATAGAGAAAGTAGCTCATATCTTTGAAAGTGTTTCTAAAAAACAAGATGGATTATTTATTGATAATATTAAAAACTTTATAGAAAATGATAAGGAATTTCTTCACTACGAGAGAAAAACATTTATTTGTTTGCCTATCTTTCAGAAGGGAGAGCAAAATAAAAGAGTAGAAAATGATTTAAGAGAAGAAAAAGTAAAAAAAATATTAGGTTACTTATATATGGAAACCGATGAAGTATTTCACAACTTTACTTTAGAAGGGTACAAGACTTGTGAAAAACTCTTACCCTTGGCTTCAATTTTATTAGACAATTATTATTTAAAAATCTCTTCTTTTGTGGATAAGTTGACTGGAGTATATACTAGAAAGTATTTCGAGCATATGTTGCTAGAAGAGATGGAGAAGGTAAAGAATCAAGGAGGTACTTTTTCTATCATCATGTGCGACATCGATCATTTTAAAAAAATAAATGATACCTATGGTCACCAACGAGGAGACTTCATACTAACAAAGGTAGGAAAAGTGCTTATAGAAAATGTCCGTAAAACAGATCTGGTGGGGAGGTATGGAGGAGAAGAATTTATCATAATGCTACCAGATACTACAAAAAAACAAGCCTATAAAGTAGCGGAAAAGATAAGAAAAGAAATTGAAGTATTAGAGATACTGGAGAATAAGGATAAGATTACTTTAAGTTTTGGTATTGCTTCTTATATGGAGGAAGGTTTGAACAAAGAAGATATTATTGAAAAGGCTGATCAAGCTTTATATGCTGCTAAAGAAAAAGGACGTAATCAAACAGTAATTTGGGAAGTAGGCATAGGATTTATAGACAAAAGAATTGACAAGCTAGCCGGGATTGTTAAGGGGAATATTGTAGAAGATCAGCGAAATGTTTTGGTGCTTATGGAGGCAATAGAGTTAATAGGAAGTACTGAAGAAAATACAAGTAAAATATCTACTTTATTGGGAAGGTTGATAGAAACACTAGAAGCAGAGGAAGGTATTTTATTTAAGGTGAAAAAATCAAAAATAACAGGGTGTTTTGGTAGAAGGCGCTTTAACAGTGGATGGGTAGATGATATTAGTTATAATAAAGATTTAATAAAGAAAGTACTGTCTACGGGAAAAGGAGAATATCTGATTGATTGGCAGGACATAAAAACTACCAATGCCTTAACGGGGACGCCAAATTGGAAGTCCATTATTATAACACCTACTTTATTTTGCGGAGAAATAACTGGTATCTTGTATCTTTCGGTACCCTTGATGGAGAAGGAGTTTGATTTTCAACTTTATAACCTTGCAAAAGCAGCTAGTAGTATCATTGCACCTATACTAAATAGCATAGATATAGAATAA
- a CDS encoding YkuS family protein, whose product MKKKIAVEDGLADVRNYLQEKGYEVEGLKNDNLNNYDAIIVTGQDSNVLGMENAVTKSPIISARGQSAEEIYQQLQNRIK is encoded by the coding sequence ATGAAGAAAAAAATTGCTGTTGAAGATGGGTTAGCGGATGTGAGGAATTATTTACAGGAAAAAGGTTATGAAGTCGAAGGTTTAAAAAATGATAATCTAAACAACTATGATGCAATTATTGTAACTGGTCAGGATAGCAATGTGTTAGGCATGGAAAATGCCGTGACAAAGTCTCCAATCATTTCAGCAAGGGGCCAGTCAGCAGAAGAAATATATCAGCAACTTCAAAATAGAATAAAATAA
- the hutH gene encoding histidine ammonia-lyase translates to MATVLIDGNSLTLEAIVEVARNYYEVDLTPMAIEKINKTRGLVDHFVESEKIVYGITTGFGKFSDVAISKDETAELQRNLIISHACGVGKPLEEEIVRGIMLLRANALAKGHSGIRLSTIKTLIEMLNKRVHPIIPEKGSLGASGDLTPLSHMVLVMIGEGEALYNGKKMTGKEAMEAAGIPTIQLTSKEGLALINGTQVMTAIGALTIYDCKQLLKLADIAAALTVEAQRGIVDAYDWKLHHVRPHLGQQQTAKNLLSLLQGSTYTTRQGEIRVQDAYTLRCIPQIHGASRDAFAYVESKVNIEINAATDNPLIFPDEEEVISGGNFHGQPMALPFDFLGIAIAELANVSERRIERLVNPQLSGLPAFLTAKGGLHSGFMIVQYAAAALVSENKVLAHPASVDSIPSSANQEDHVSMGTIAARKAREIYHNTVNVLAVELMAAAQGIDFYKDFTLGKGTREAYELIRKNISTLQEDRVMYVDINKSAELITSHQIVEAVEKHVELY, encoded by the coding sequence TTGGCTACAGTTTTGATTGATGGAAACAGTTTAACACTAGAAGCTATTGTTGAGGTGGCAAGAAACTATTATGAAGTAGATTTAACACCCATGGCAATTGAAAAAATAAATAAAACAAGAGGACTAGTAGATCATTTTGTAGAAAGTGAAAAAATTGTATATGGTATCACTACAGGCTTTGGAAAGTTTAGTGATGTTGCTATTTCTAAAGATGAAACAGCAGAACTTCAGAGAAACTTAATTATTAGTCATGCTTGCGGTGTAGGAAAACCTTTAGAAGAAGAAATCGTTAGGGGGATCATGCTATTAAGAGCCAATGCTTTAGCTAAAGGTCATTCTGGAATTCGCTTAAGCACCATAAAAACTCTGATAGAAATGTTAAACAAAAGAGTACACCCTATTATCCCTGAAAAAGGGTCTTTAGGAGCTAGCGGAGACTTAACTCCTCTATCTCATATGGTATTAGTAATGATTGGAGAAGGGGAAGCACTATATAATGGAAAGAAAATGACCGGGAAAGAGGCCATGGAGGCAGCCGGTATACCAACGATTCAGCTAACCTCCAAAGAAGGATTAGCCCTTATCAATGGAACGCAGGTAATGACGGCAATAGGTGCTTTAACCATATATGATTGTAAACAATTATTAAAACTTGCAGATATTGCAGCAGCCCTTACTGTGGAAGCACAAAGAGGAATTGTTGACGCTTATGACTGGAAGCTTCATCATGTAAGACCTCATTTAGGACAACAGCAAACTGCGAAAAATTTATTGAGTTTATTACAAGGTAGTACCTATACCACAAGACAAGGAGAAATAAGGGTACAAGATGCCTATACTTTAAGGTGTATTCCTCAGATTCATGGAGCTAGTAGAGATGCCTTTGCCTATGTAGAGTCAAAAGTCAACATAGAAATCAACGCTGCTACAGATAATCCATTAATTTTCCCTGATGAAGAGGAAGTAATATCTGGAGGAAATTTTCATGGTCAACCAATGGCACTACCTTTTGATTTTCTAGGCATAGCTATTGCAGAACTTGCTAATGTTTCTGAAAGGAGAATAGAAAGGTTAGTAAACCCTCAATTAAGTGGATTGCCAGCCTTTTTAACAGCAAAAGGAGGGCTGCATTCAGGTTTTATGATTGTTCAATATGCAGCAGCAGCTTTGGTGTCTGAAAACAAAGTATTAGCACATCCTGCCAGCGTAGATTCTATCCCATCTTCTGCAAATCAAGAGGATCATGTTTCTATGGGAACCATTGCTGCAAGAAAAGCCAGAGAGATCTACCATAACACTGTAAATGTTTTAGCTGTTGAGTTGATGGCAGCAGCTCAAGGGATAGATTTTTATAAAGACTTTACACTTGGAAAAGGAACTAGAGAAGCCTACGAATTGATAAGAAAGAATATATCTACGCTTCAAGAGGATCGAGTGATGTATGTGGATATTAATAAAAGTGCAGAACTAATAACAAGTCATCAAATTGTTGAAGCAGTTGAAAAACATGTAGAATTATACTAA